One Cryptosporidium parvum Iowa II chromosome 5, whole genome shotgun sequence DNA segment encodes these proteins:
- a CDS encoding apicomplexan conserved protein with 9 transmembrane domain produces the protein MSLFKDENMEESYFFMLITNFPVLSLTIGIVLTIVGSCFMAFGNAYMKKGLHIQQQKCINDSQTNVYSMAYNEVTWWIGVISYAFGAIIHIIALGFAPASILAPMNSFGLVANAFAAATLLDEQFGIFELISTVGVIFGICLCAIASVIPTEAPTTKYSGIESWSDPYYLIYIIFCFICALAVLIVINNEEAKYNEQKEIQTRRAILKSLDEDSLGIIPTGKVSPNNSLNLNNHAKIKINLPKYPKYISMLYGFLAGLIGAQCVLEIKEMVAWGEFALQHTKDWMYNIQPYLAFIFFSTSTWLQMHFLNLGLAMGDATLVVPAYYVFWTLFSTFGGFTKFHEFEGFTFIMTIIFSFGIIITTSFVIVMSIREILAFKKAVDESVTDNDGITEEVPKLDGMKGNMLDTQLPLAMGVLTMINAGKLAGKYFMNTSGQLRKTRSASDLIGEKRGSIEITTRQKDIWTLPSNVNYSNANDPNSSTYQNSVWRPKPINELVFEDVEYKEIT, from the coding sequence ATGTCCCTCTTcaaagatgaaaatatgGAGGagagttatttttttatgCTAATCACAAACTTTCCAGTGCTTAGTTTGACGATTGGAATTGTGCTTACTATTGTGGGATCTTGCTTTATGGCATTTGGAAATGCGTATATGAAGAAAGGTCTACACATCCAACAGCAAAAATGTATCAACGATTCTCAAACTAACGTTTATAGTATGGCTTATAATGAAGTTACATGGTGGATAGGTGTTATTTCATACGCTTTTGGGGcaattattcatattattgCACTCGGGTTTGCGCCAGCCTCAATTTTAGCGCCAATGAATAGTTTTGGTTTAGTTGCTAATGCATTCGCTGCAGCAACTCTGCTTGATGAACAGTTTggaatttttgaattgaTTTCCACAGTAGGGGtcatttttggaatttgtCTATGTGCAATTGCATCAGTTATTCCGACCGAAGCCCCAACGACTAAATATTCAGGGATTGAATCTTGGTCAGATCcgtattatttaatttatataattttttgttttatttgtGCATTGGCTGTCTTGATCGTAATCAATAATGAAGAGGCAAAATACAATGAgcaaaaagaaattcaaacAAGAAGGGCAATATTGAAATCTCTGGACGAAGATTCGCTTGGTATCATTCCAACTGGGAAAGTATCCCCAAACAATTCactaaatttgaataatcacgcaaaaataaaaattaatcttCCTAAATATCCTAAATATATAAGTATGTTATATGGTTTTTTGGCAGGCCTAATAGGTGCCCAATGTGTCcttgaaataaaagaaatggTTGCTTGGGGTGAATTTGCTTTGCAGCATACTAAAGATTGGATGTATAACATACAACCGTACCTCgcatttatatttttctccACTTCAACTTGGCTTCAGATGCATTTTCTTAATCTGGGTCTAGCTATGGGAGATGCAACTTTGGTTGTGCCTGCATATTACGTATTTTGGACACTTTTTAGTACTTTTGGAGGGTTCACTAAATTTCACGAATTTGAAGGATTTACATTCATAATgacaataatattttcctttggaattattattaccacATCATTCGTAATCGTGATGTCAATCAGAGAAATTCTAGCATTTAAAAAGGCAGTTGACGAAAGTGTAACTGATAACGATGGGATAACGGAAGAAGTACCAAAATTAGACGGAATGAAAGGAAATATGCTTGACACTCAGCTCCCCCTTGCAATGGGCGTTCTAACTATGATAAATGCAGGAAAGCTCGCAGGAAAATACTTTATGAATACGTCTGGTCAACTAAGAAAAACGAGAAGCGCATCTGATTTAATAGGTGAAAAAAGAGGATCTATTGAGATTACAACTAGGCAAAAAGATATTTGGACTTTACCAAGCAACgtaaattattcaaatgcAAACGACCCTAATTCGTCCACTTACCAGAATTCTGTTTGGAGACCAAAGCCTATTAACGAATTAGTTTTCGAAGATGTCGAATACAAAGAAATAACctaa
- a CDS encoding apicomplexan conserved protein codes for MFQDIDSLSVKYEPSISPNNTADPNQINIRIRDSNSKHCIGRQLSQKNSNYAAIIDKGTHYEFKFLDGLFVFDPSIKGKNESNSDVAENLKRDYISREAAVTARIQESSNKMRTKLENDAEDDQTPESDTNKNLGIFNSSCENNVIPGVMRGILDDIYDKDFGLKRQEKKRKISAMLNKENSDDSRIVVSALSLTTLKSGDYWDYDGDGKMSDDEGYIEKNEMDEKFEEEHNPNLVNGNDYSNSEDDEGPDGILTEYGQTLKTMIANQQDMEADEELNLYSDEIDDDVESKSNISSSAPVTVNTNIQFEIQKKTVKSPTALSSSINGFSRSLEAEVIRKLSLAGGRMQIKPFLDAMKVKKKNKYFEEIQEIIKKVADTHTEYHSNMKISYITLKSNYRQR; via the coding sequence ATGTTTCAGGATATTGATTCTTTAAGCGTAAAATATGAACCCTCTATTTCCCCCAATAATACAGCTGATCCAAACCAGATAAATATAAGGATTAGAGATAGCAATTCAAAACATTGTATAGGAAGGCAGTTATCACAAAAAAATTCCAATTATGCAGCTATAATTGACAAAGGAACCCACtatgaatttaaatttttggaTGGACTATTTGTATTTGACCCTAGCATTAAGGGAAAGAACGAAAGTAATTCAGATGTTGCAGAAAATTTAAAGCGTGACTACATTTCTAGAGAGGCTGCTGTGACCGCTCGTATACAAGAATCGTCTAATAAAATGAGAACTaaacttgaaaatgatgCTGAAGACGATCAAACACCTGAAAGCgatacaaataaaaatctaGGCATTTTTAATAGCTCTTGCGAAAATAATGTAATTCCTGGAGTAATGAGAGGAATATTGGATGATATCTACGATAAAGATTTTGGTCTTAAACgacaagaaaaaaaaagaaaaatttcTGCGATGCTAAACAAAGAGAATTCAGATGACTCGCGTATCGTTGTATCTGCTCTTTCATTAACTACGTTAAAGAGTGGTGATTACTGGGACTATGATGGAGACGGAAAAATGAGTGATGATGAAGGttatatagaaaaaaatgaaatggATGAAAAGTTCGAGGAAGAGCACAACCCAAATTTAGTTAATGGAAATGATTACTCTAATTCAGAAGACGATGAAGGCCCAGATGGAATTTTAACAGAATATGGACAAACTCTTAAGACAATGATAGCTAATCAACAAGATATGGAAGCTGATGAAGAACTGAATCTGTATTCTGATGAGATTGATGACGACGTTGAAAgtaaaagtaatattagtaGTTCCGCTCCGGTTACAGTTAATACGAATATACAATttgaaatacaaaaaaagaCAGTAAAGTCTCCAACAGCATTATCCTCTTCAATTAATGGTTTTTCAAGGAGTCTTGAGGCAGAAGTTATTCGTAAACTTAGCCTTGCAGGAGGCAGGATGCAAATCAAGCCTTTCCTTGATGCAATGAAGGttaagaagaaaaataaatactttGAGGAAATACAGgaaatcattaaaaagGTTGCAGATACTCACACCGAATACCATtcaaatatgaaaataagCTACATTACTCTTAAAAGCAATTATCGTCAGAGGTGA
- a CDS encoding arfgap'arfgap like finger domain containing protein': MNISNLINADVDEKGFVSDKLRDNFFQIVRNRPENRTCFDCESRNPTWLSLSFAVFICLNCSSDHRKMGVHISFVRSSDLDKFTPIQLVRMDIGGNGRARNYFKQVLGVNFSPKTKEYASSICGRQYKQILDSEISEFDNLSPKNPNEFVLIDRDNYTANPEKVDTQSTGNVQTIKFNSMPSTVGKYNNIQKQGSLINQKGRRLDENFDFDSLVS; this comes from the coding sequence atgaatatttcaaatttaattaatgctGATGTAGACGAAAAAGGGTTTGTTTCCGATAAACTCAGAGATAATTTCTTCCAAATTGTGAGAAATAGGCCGGAAAATCGAACTTGCTTTGATTGCGAATCTAGGAATCCCACATGGCtttcattatcatttgCTGTATTCATTTGCCTAAATTGTTCCTCTGATCATAGGAAGATGGGAGTACATATTAGTTTTGTAAGGTCATCTGATCTTGATAAATTTACTCCAATTCAGCTGGTGAGGATGGATATTGGTGGAAATGGTCGAgcaagaaattatttcaaacaaGTTTTAGGAGTTAATTTTTCTCCAAAAACTAAAGAGTACGCCAGTTCCATATGTGGGAGACAATACAAGCAGATACTAGATTCAGAGATCTCTGAATTTGACAACTTAAGTCCTAAAAATCCAAATGAGTTTGTACTCATTGATAGAGATAACTATACAGCAAACCCTGAAAAGGTAGATACTCAATCTACTGGAAATGTTCAGACAATAAAGTTCAACTCAATGCCTAGTACTGTTGgcaaatataataatattcaaaagcAAGGCAGTCTAATAAACCAAAAGGGCCGAAGGTTAgatgaaaattttgattttgattctTTGGTTTCATAG
- a CDS encoding CCCH RNA binding domain involved in RNA metabolism (transcripts identified by EST), with protein sequence MNILTLSLIMSKASEDEKIIKKKITKKLALQSNKSNRLQLCTYFIKGRCKNGSSCQFKHSAIPITKKKLCWYFISGKCSKSDCQYSHEISKFPCRYLNTVGFCRNLKDCRFSHELIKTEQQREEFVRENKDYLLLPHKDGGPSEIHVNHMWWVPLLKKIIKEDEEIAAKRSFIKRLYNESETSVPKGICSSIEPRFAINISNRSENICLTDTTSEYSSKEYNSNTSNSFNRIFERKEFNIKKLYSNLFGNSNN encoded by the coding sequence ATGAATATACTAACATTATCTCTGATTATGTCTAAAGCCTCAGAGGATGaaaagattattaaaaaaaaaattactaaGAAGTTAGCTTTGCAATCAAATAAGTCAAATAGGCTTCAGTTATGTacttattttattaaaggaAGGTGTAAAAATGGAAGTTCTTGTCAATTCAAACATTCAGCTATTCCCATTACGAAGAAGAAGCTTTGCTGGTATTTTATATCGGGAAAATGTTCAAAAAGCGACTGCCAGTATAGTCATGAAATATCGAAGTTTCCATGTAGATACTTAAATACTGTTGGGTTTTGTAGGAATCTTAAAGACTGCCGCTTTAGTCACGAACTAATAAAGACCGAGCAACAAAGAGAAGAGTTTGTCAGAGAAAATAAGGATTATTTGCTCCTTCCTCACAAAGATGGCGGACCGAGTGAAATTCATGTAAACCATATGTGGTGGGTAcctttattaaaaaagattatcaaagaagatgaagaaataGCAGCTAAACGTTCGTTCATTAAAAGACTTTATAACGAATCAGAGACTTCCGTTCCAAAGGGGATTTGTAGTTCAATTGAACCCAGGTTTGCTATAAATATAAGTAATCGttctgaaaatatttgtcTAACAGATACTACCTCTGAGTATAGTTCAAAAGAGTATAATTCTAATACTtctaattcatttaatCGAATTTTCGAGAGAAaggaatttaatattaaaaaactATACTCGAATTTGTTTGGTAACTCAAATAACTGA
- a CDS encoding hypothetical protein (transcripts identified by EST): LYFMSLHTLLENISFVFKIYAGLSAFSVLWFTYSYNVYIKRSPNKLKNINQSKFSFCERLDHENISLLYSVLGSILYCPLRIFVLCLTTIVVITILLALKLIGSIFPWMNEAHLYNYIHILIVKFVGFFTLRLLGVLEVDHFVLEKNGIDDSGKIKYSYQKSDGLPAIDDIVTIVSNHISILDISFFMRYVSCGFVAQKEIRENYIFGTVADIIGCIYVDRSCMETRSKAKHLIQDRQLRRFELVQSRASETIICSEKAKDSKCLLFRSEINKHLNSLEKTPLVIFPEGTTTNGSSIIPFKLGAFESLTPVTPVVLLYKYSAFSPAFDIIPFWVLICLLFCNYGKITLSAYWLPQMHAIELNNKEISTKEFADRVRKLMIEVLREAEEFKSEGYLWVSQKKNSHIDTKKNFRKRFEISTSKNLDSSNLTTTGSLRLKQEYIRMLNN; encoded by the coding sequence ttatattttatgtCATTGCATACTCTACTcgaaaatatttcatttgttttcaaaatttatgCCGGCCTATCAGCATTCTCAGTACTTTGGTTTACATACTCATACAATGTTTATATTAAACGCAGTCCAAATAagttgaaaaatattaaccAATCAAAATTTAGTTTCTGCGAAAGATTAGACcatgaaaatatttctttattgtATTCCGTACTTGGttcaattctttattgCCCACTCcgaatatttgtattatgTCTTACAACAATTGTAGTAATAACGATTTTACTCGCTTTAAAGCTAATTGGAAGTATATTTCCTTGGATGAATGAAGCTCATTTATACAATTACATTCATATACTAATTGTTAAATTTGTAGGGTTTTTTACGCTTCGACTTCTGGGCGTCCTAGAAGTGGATCATTTTGTACTAGAAAAGAATGGCATTGATGATTCTgggaaaataaaatacaGTTATCAAAAATCAGACGGCTTACCTGCAATTGATGATATTGTAACCATTGTTTCTAAtcatatttcaattttagatatttccttttttatGAGATATGTTTCATGCGGATTTGTTGctcaaaaagaaattcgtgaaaattatatttttggGACTGTTGCAGACATTATAGGATGTATCTATGTTGATAGAAGCTGTATGGAAACTAGGTCGAAAGCAAAGcatttaattcaagataGGCAACTTCGAAGATTTGAATTAGTTCAATCTAGAGCATCCGAAACTATTATTTGTTCAGAAAAAGCCAAAGACTCCAaatgtttattatttaggAGTGAAATAAACAAACATCTTAATTCTCTAGAAAAAACCCCACTTGTGATATTCCCTGAAGGAACAACAACAAATGGCAGTAGCATTATTCCCTTTAAGCTAGGCGCATTTGAATCCCTCACACCAGTAACACCAGTTGTTCTTCTATACAAATATTCTGCATTCTCGCCGGCATTTGACATTATCCCATTTTGGGTACTTATATGTTTACTTTTTTGCAACTACGGCAAAATAACACTATCTGCATATTGGCTGCCGCAAATGCATGCAATCGAGCTGAATAATAAGGAAATTTCAACTAAAGAATTTGCCGATCGAGTAAGGAAACTTATGATTGAGGTACTTCGCGAAGCTGAGGAATTTAAAAGTGAAGGCTACCTATGGGTTTCCCAGAAAAAAAACTCTCATATAGATACAAAGAAGAACTTCAGAAAAAGGTTTGAAATATCTACTAGTAAAAATTTGGATAGTAGCAACTTAACTACGACTGGTTCACTTAGGTTGAAGCAAGAGTATATTCGGATGctcaataattaa
- a CDS encoding C2H2 finger domain containing protein, which yields MPYSNKSFFSHEQVENIIQENKQLIYGINSFKKNDRHEEFLRVLLSRLQKNLFLLAHLSNQPKAPNHLTVNDLLRPVFSCDYSSENKRATPQQTISNRAPNIALNSPILSSNTSQPIYFEANNVDFRINDQKISDQQNLQSCENPNIISNPQLSKLCYEPIASISPEFDPQNGIGISIGNSSSSPNYIQTQNNEHFICRYCQRKCRNQSGLTQHTMKVHPDAPEVQHLLKQAQSRSSPNPLSIINISSSTY from the coding sequence ATGCCGTATTCAAATAAGTCATTTTTTTCGCATGAACAGgtagaaaatataattcagGAAAATAAACAGTTAATTTACGGAATCAActcatttaaaaaaaatgatagacatgaagaatttttgaGAGTATTACTTTCAAGGctacaaaaaaatttgttctTGCTTGCGCACTTAAGTAACCAGCCAAAGGCTCCAAATCACCTAACCGTTAATGATCTTCTAAGACCAGTATTTTCCTGTGATTATTCatcagaaaataaaagGGCAACTCCCCAACAAACAATTTCCAATAGAGCACCAAACATAGCTTTAAATTCGCCTATCTTATCATCAAACACTTCTCAaccaatttattttgaagcTAACAATGTAGACTTTAGGATAAACGACCAAAAAATTTCTGACCAACAAAATTTACAATCGTGTGAAAACCCAAATATCATTTCAAATCCTCAATTATCAAAGTTGTGTTATGAACCTATCGCATCAATATCACCAGAATTTGATCCTCAAAACGGTATAGGAATATCAATAGGAAACTCCTCCTCAAGTCCTAATTATATTCAGACACAGAACAATGAACATTTCATATGTAGATACTGCCAAAGAAAATGCAGAAATCAAAGTGGACTTACACAGCATACTATGAAAGTGCACCCCGATGCACCTGAAGTGCAACATCTTCTAAAGCAAGCGCAATCAAGGTCAAGTCCTAACCCACTTtctataattaatattagctCATCAACATACTAA
- a CDS encoding DNMAP1 like Myb domain (containing protein with orthologs in plasmodium) → MGPIIRDILGVTPNIKIVSQMNEKLKNDDSPGNYGKKTLKSPNLEMVSIPINTSIGISSKQKPISNWEWVKFRNSARNDSLKLYHWSKVQSSNKQEVCISGNKELNLKDKLKKENNSVLTPTDDTLQKDSHTSNYYFSKFNKHPTIYSIQSDQYNKFIKDIDPDWTEDDTYLLFDLCKEFDLRFIVIHDRYIPPSGKQRTLEQLKQRYYSVSKKLVELSFDSRRRALGNSPDPSILASLKEERNRHPYIRYSYNFEQDRNRRVALIESFSDRNTRKNAKKIISDIHPKPNQHNNKKGSMYIQKCVGDLVEIENEIEQEFKFISKLKLHDSFGPKKSGVTTVGALCFQYISNLPRKFSSDVENFLKHFKLDIFPLPFLNIEVAEQYCAMRCDLLILLSTRKKLQRLNSFKHAWQEKLRNAIIQNDEFGHANQVEHDEKNRSSLVNSSGRQYHASVPSPALNTSRSFSSKTRGKSIRMQEQTSGQIVISDVNNISIATQFNQNNEAVKRDTDLIEKPRKRSKSNVSRFLTQQNGFSNQHGTHLSSIQILNGQAVATPTNSTQNEQFLLHNDSIIRSDI, encoded by the coding sequence ATGGGGCCCATCATTCGTGATATTTTGGGCGTCACTCCCAATATAAAAATAGTTTCCCAGATGAACGAGAAGCTGAAGAATGATGATTCACCTGGTAATTATGGAAAGAAAACACTTAAAAGTCCAAATTTGGAGATGGTTAGCATTCCTATTAATACTTCAATTGGAATTTCATCAAAACAAAAACCTATATCTAATTGGGAATGGGTTAAATTTAGGAATAGCGCACGCAATGATTCTCTTAAATTATATCACTGGTCAAAAGTACAAAGTTCAAACAAGCAAGAGGTTTGCATTAGCggaaataaagaattgaatttaaaagataaattaaagaaagaaaataactCTGTTCTTACTCCCACAGATGATACTTTGCAAAAAGATAGCCATACgagtaattattatttttcgaAGTTCAATAAGCATCCAACCATTTATAGCATTCAATCAGACCAATACAACAAATTTATCAAGGATATAGATCCTGATTGGACAGAAGATGATACTTATTTACTATTTGACTTGTGTAAGGAATTCGATTTAAGATTTATCGTTATTCACGACAGATATATTCCGCCATCTGGGAAACAACGTACACTGGAACAACTTAAACAAAGATATTACTCTGTTTCAAAAAAGTTGGTTGAACTCAGCTTCGACTCTAGAAGGAGAGCTCTTGGAAATTCTCCTGACCCATCAATTCTTGCTTCTCTCAAGGAGGAACGTAATCGGCATCCATATATTAGGTATTCATATAATTTTGAGCAAGATAGAAATAGAAGAGTTGCTTTGATTGAAAGTTTTAGTGATCGAAATACAAGGAAAAATGCcaagaaaattatttctgaTATTCATCCAAAGCCTAATCAACACAATAACAAGAAAGGGAGTATGTATATACAAAAATGCGTAGGGGATTTGgttgaaattgaaaatgaaattgagCAAGAGTTTAAGTTCATCTCAAAGCTAAAATTACATGATTCATTCGGCCCAAAGAAAAGCGGCGTTACGACCGTAGGAGCATTATgctttcaatatatttccaATCTTCCTAGGAAATTCTCTTCAGATGTAgagaattttttaaaacaTTTCAAACTTGATATTTTCCCATTGccatttttaaatattgaagttGCAGAACAATACTGTGCAATGAGGTGcgatttattaattttacttTCAACCAGAAAAAAACTACAACGTCTAAATTCGTTCAAACATGCTTGGCAAGAAAAATTGAGGAATgcaattattcaaaatgatgAGTTTGGGCATGCAAATCAAGTTGAGCACgatgaaaaaaatagaagCTCTTTAGTCAATTCTTCAGGAAGACAATATCATGCTTCCGTTCCATCACCTGCTCTCAACACTTCAAGAAGTTTTTCCTCGAAAACTAGAGGCAAATCCATTAGAATGCAAGAGCAAACATCAGGCCAAATTGTTATTTCCGatgtaaataatatttcaatcGCAACAcaatttaatcaaaataatgaagCAGTGAAGAGGGATACtgatttaattgaaaagcCCAGGAAAAGGTCTAAATCAAATGTTTCAAGGTTTTTAACTCAACAAAATGGGTTTTCTAATCAACATGGAACTCATTTGAGCTCcatacaaatattaaatggGCAAGCTGTTGCTACACCCACAAATTCTACACAGAACGAGCAGTTTTTGCTACATAACGACTCAATAATTAGAAGTGATATTTGA
- a CDS encoding WD-40 repeat protein family / small nuclear ribonucleoprotein Prp4p-related produces MNYIFINSAVSTNDEIVKLQLRELGEPICYFGEDQYRRRERLSNLIERQKNSTEVIKDSVKPLAKETFFSEGTDELMSFRKKILALSIKKSYYRLKYTREFSEKILTKEKDDFLTRFTLNIRQNICEMCDTRYILGCSISPLEDKIATYGLSGDLKVWDSKKLIQDFFLKSHKHSITDVNWIVTDEGNSKLFSCDLNANIFLWNNSQVENKYIGHEDQVNKIVIHPFSKHLFSASSDETWRIWDIETLNQVQVQEGHSRPIFGLDVHPDGALVVSGDSGGAFRIWDIRTGRSILSQLAHSKKIITSQFSPNCDATFITSSQDNYIKIWDLRRFDKPLLSSLLGHSKQISKVQYEPKKGRYIASASLDESIKIWSTSKLKNESTIDFNSDFSRITYSCIKRVDTNSHKITGMDISSNGQRIITVGLDRTIRVWSSESENS; encoded by the coding sequence ATGAATTACATATTTATCAACTCGGCTGTTTCTacaaatgatgaaattgtAAAACTTCAACTTCGCGAACTTGGAGAACCGATATGCTACTTTGGAGAAGATCAGTATAGAAGAAGAGAAAGGCTAtctaatttaattgaaagGCAAAAAAACTCGACTGAAGTAATTAAGGATTCTGTCAAGCCCTTGGCAAAAGAGACATTTTTTTCAGAAGGAACAGATGAATTGATGTCTTTTAGGAAGAAAATCCTCGCACTATCGATTAAGAAATCATATTACAGATTAAAATATACTAGAgaattttctgaaaaaatcttaacaaaagaaaaggaTGATTTTTTGACCCGTTTCACGCTGAATATCAGACAAAACATTTGTGAAATGTGTGATACTAGATATATATTGGGATGCAGCATTTCTCCGCTTGAAGACAAAATTGCCACATATGGCTTGAGTGGTGACTTAAAAGTTTGggattcaaaaaaattaattcaggACTTTTTCCTAAAGTCTCATAAGCATAGCATTACAGATGTAAACTGGATTGTTACAGACGAGGGAAATTCAAAACTATTTTCCTGCGATTTAAATGCAAACATATTTTTATGGAATAACAGTCAAGTggaaaataaatacatCGGACATGAAGATCAGGTAAATAAAATCGTTATACATCCATTTTCAAAACATTTATTTTCTGCTAGCAGTGACGAAACATGGAGAATCTGGGACATTGAAACTTTAAATCAAGTTCAAGTTCAGGAAGGTCATTCTAGACCAATCTTCGGGTTAGATGTGCATCCAGATGGAGCTCTCGTTGTTAGTGGAGATTCTGGAGGGGCATTCAGGATTTGGGATATCCGAACGGGAAGGTCAATATTATCCCAGCTGGCTCactcaaaaaaaatcattacCTCTCAGTTTTCTCCCAACTGTGACGCTACATTTATTACATCCTCTCAagataattatattaagaTTTGGGATTTAAGAAGATTTGACAAACCTTTGTTATCTAGCCTTTTGGGGCATTCGAAACAGATTTCAAAAGTTCAGTACGAACCAAAAAAAGGGAGATACATTGCCTCTGCGTCTTTAGACGAAAGCATCAAAATTTGGTCGACTTCAAAGCTTAAGAATGAGTCTACAATTGACTTTAATTCAGACTTTAGCCGTATAACTTATTCATGCATAAAGCGTGTAGATACTAATTCACATAAAATTACAGGTATGgatatttcttcaaatgGACAAAGAATTATCACAGTTGGGTTAGACCGCACCATTAGAGTATGGTCTTCAGAAAGTGAAAATTCGTAA
- a CDS encoding cinnamyl-alcohol dehydrogenase-like nucleoside diphosphate sugar epimerase gives MTENQGYKQDILSSSTPNMSKENKNEKINTTFDADQDNSTKPIIEKIPLHTEAEYNCCEDVKVKNNADYPIREHNGVNNSHNVSEYAVQGEVYSCMEPLVYDKNNNNTIVLVTGATGFIASHIVERLLLRGYKVRATTRSKNSQNSDSLLNFHFADENLMLYEADLLNSECWKELVKGCRIVIHCASPYKMDCKDPYEIIDPAIIGTKNVIHACCMCDDVKTVVLTSSIAAVVGAYKDGKVYSEIDWNEDCNPLIHPYLYSKVEAEKIAYKVVDECRKSLNLIVVNPGMVIGPSYRSDVNQSVQWIYNMITGRMPLTVDLQTGWVDVRDVAEIHIRLFESGKFSGRFICIEGMYTFLDISRMIKHISPQLNPPNHSLPNFIAKIILPLFASKNEKDFLKTSLGKRILLSNGRLLSHLPNYKFLSTFESVKDTCNDLTNKFDIKK, from the coding sequence ATGACCGAAAATCAAGGATATAAGCAAGACATTTTGAGTAGTAGTACTCCAAATATGtctaaagaaaataaaaatgaaaagatAAACACTACTTTTGACGCAGATCAAGATAATAGCACAAAGccaattattgaaaaaattccATTACACACAGAAGCTGAATACAATTGCTGTGAAGAtgttaaagttaaaaataatgcTGACTACCCAATTAGAGAGCATAATGGCGTAAATAACTCTCATAATGTTTCAGAGTATGCAGTTCAAGGAGAAGTTTATTCTTGCATGGAACCATTAGTTTACGATAaaaacaacaacaacaCTATTGTTCTTGTTACTGGAGCAACGGGATTTATTGCATCACATATTGTGGAGCGATTGTTGCTTAGAGGATATAAAGTTCGTGCAACAACAAGATCGAAAAATAGCCAAAATTCGGactctttattaaatttccATTTTGCTGATGAGAATTTAATGCTTTATGAAGcagatttattaaatagtGAATGCTGGAAAGAGTTGGTTAAGGGATGTAGAATTGTGATTCATTGCGCGTCTCCATATAAAATGGATTGTAAGGATCCATATGAAATTATAGATCCTGCAATTATTGGAACAAAAAATGTTATTCATGCATGCTGTATGTGCGATGATGTAAAGACTGTTGTTTTAACTTCATCAATTGCCGCGGTTGTAGGGGCTTATAAAGATGGAAAAGTATATTCCGAGATTGATTGGAATGAAGATTGTAATCCTTTGATACACCCATATTTGTACAGTAAGGTTGAAGCAGAGAAAATAGCTTATAAGGTAGTGGATGAATGCCGTAAGTCACTAAATCTAATAGTTGTGAACCCGGGCATGGTAATTGGTCCTTCTTATAGAAGTGATGTAAATCAATCGGTTCAATGGATTTATAATATGATTACTGGTAGAATGCCACTGACTGTAGACTTACAGACAGGCTGGGTTGATGTAAGAGATGTCGCAGAAATACATATTAGACTTTTCGAGTCTGGCAAATTTTCCGGGAGATTTATTTGTATCGAAGGAATGTATACATTTCTCGATATTTCTAGAATGATAAAACACATCTCACCTCAGCTAAACCCACCTAATCATTCCCTTCCTAATTTCATAGccaaaattattcttcCTCTATTCGCTTCAAAAAATGAGAaagattttttgaaaaCATCATTaggaaaaagaatattactTAGCAATGGTAGGTTATTATCGCATCTACCtaattacaaatttttgTCGACATTCGAATCGGTAAAAGATACATGTAATGATTTAACAAACAAGTTCgatatcaaaaaataa